AAGACGGTCCCGGTGACGGTCATCACCCGGACGGGTGACGTCGACGCGGACGGGCTGTCGAACCAGCAGGAGGTCGAGCAGGGGTACAACCTCTCGAACCCCGACATGGACAGCGACGGCCTGAACGACGGTCCGGAGGTGAACCGGTACGGCACGAACCCCCAGAACCCCGACACCGACGGTGATGGCGTCCGTGACGGCGAGGAGCTGGAAGTCGGCAGTGACCCCTCGGCCACCGACACCGACGGCGACTGGCTCTCGGATGGCACCGAGCTGAATCTCCTTCGTACCAACCCGACGAGCGGGCTGACGCCGATCTGGCTCGTGGGGCTCGTCGTCCTCGTCGGCGGGCTGATCGTCGTCGGCGGGACGCGCTTTCGGCGGTGGTGGCGCGACCGTGACGGGAGGGCGGCCGTCGAAAACGGAGGTCCATCGGACCCGGACGGTGGAGACGGCGTGGCTCCCGACGAACCGGAACCGGAGCCGACACCCGAGCCAGCGCCGGAGCCGCTGACCGACGAGGATCGGGTGCAGGGACTCCTCCGAGAGCATGGCGGACGGATGAAGCAGACACGGATCGTCGAGGAGACCGACTGGTCGAAGGCGAAGGTCAGCCGGCTGCTCTCCTCGATGAACGACGAGGGCACCGTCGAGAAGCTCTCGATCGGTCGCGAGAACATCGTCAGCCTCGACGGCCACGGGCCGGAAGCCGCGCGG
The genomic region above belongs to Halococcus salifodinae DSM 8989 and contains:
- a CDS encoding helix-turn-helix transcriptional regulator, producing the protein MSDRARVMVGVLCLVVLVGTGLPVGGQSASAGGIGDVSVTGSGVVTGSAAGNDSNYVWQDDPIDVSATFQDSPEFTNYRVCLGYERADAPPQELVDCDRKPLSPETNGTSEFTNVTWPSNVTGEQGLVVELQGLSNQYNTTLLDRKTVPVTVITRTGDVDADGLSNQQEVEQGYNLSNPDMDSDGLNDGPEVNRYGTNPQNPDTDGDGVRDGEELEVGSDPSATDTDGDWLSDGTELNLLRTNPTSGLTPIWLVGLVVLVGGLIVVGGTRFRRWWRDRDGRAAVENGGPSDPDGGDGVAPDEPEPEPTPEPAPEPLTDEDRVQGLLREHGGRMKQTRIVEETDWSKAKVSRLLSSMNDEGTVEKLSIGRENIVSLDGHGPEAARSPHEEPPEENASD